ctctctgtgctatAACTTGTTGGAATGGACAATTGCAAAAGGGTCAGGAGGAGGAGCTGTATAATATTTCTGGTTTTCACCATGTATGAAAAAAAGCTACTGAATTATTCTGGGTAGGAAAATGCCTAGATGGGAAAGGATTAAGCCAACCTATCATTTTTCCTATACCACGTCCACATAAACTTTCACCTTTACAAAAGGCAAAGATTCCCCCTAGCATATGCATTTTCTGTGTAGCGTCTTGTTTGGCACTTTGTCTTTTATGCATTTATGCTTTGTTATATATTGTGGCTACCAAAACTATGCAATGAAGAGATTAACTACCTGGCTTGTTCTTCATTGACTATTCGAAGATTCCAAAAGACCGAGTACTGAGGCGAGTGCAAGAATATGTTCAGCAGACTCGATCCTTCCAGAAGCTCCATCCTAATGTCCTAGCCAAGGTACTCAAAAAGGGGATCCTCTATAAGAACAAAGAGATTGTAGTAATAAACAAGCCTTATGGACTTCCTGTCCACGGTAAGAGTATTTTAATGCTGATTGTCTTGCAATGCTGATAAAATTTTATTAGACTAAGTTGGTAATAAAGATCCTGTGGACAAGCCAAATGATTTTGCATCTGTTTCTGAGGCTACATAGGAATTCATCCTGTGGAACTGGATCTTATTTTGCTATCAGAACGTAATTTGAGACAGCATAACACTTCCTAGTTACATATGTAGCACTGAGGCTTTATATTGTGGATTCTGTAATCCTCTAGGCAAACACTGCTGtcggttatttttttttcttgtatactGCATAAACCAGtattaaaaccaataaaaataacCTGGGCTTCATCATCTGCCTAAGCATCTACTTCTTTAATGGAACATTAGACAATGCAAAGGCAGCAGCAAGAACACCCAACATTCAGATTACACTGATATCCAGGTGTTTCCCCAGGTAGCTCAACAGTCataaaaatctgtatttcaaGAAACTGGTCCAGCTTGAGTTTTGATATTTGCAAATTGGGATGCTGTAGCTCCAGTAAACAAAATAGCTTTGGAAATTAGGCGATAGTTTGGTTTAGCTTAGCGGGATATATGAACCTAACAATTATTTGTAAGCCAGGGTTTATACCTTTGTGTTATCGGTGAACCTAGTCTCCCTCTGCTTCACAGGTGGGCCTAAGGTGAAGACATGCATTACAGATGTGCTGCCGATATTGGCAAAGATGTTGGATGGCATGAAAGCTGAACCTCTGCATTTATGTCACCGGCTGGACAAAGAAACTACTGGAGTGATGGTCTTAGCAAAGGATGAGCTGATTGCACACCAGGTCCAAGAGATGTTCAGAACCCGTCAGGTGGAAAAGAAATACTGGTACGAGAAATCTTACTAATTATGGGTGTTTTTGTCACTTGATAAGAAACATTatcaaaaatgttttattataaaaaaaaaaaaagccgtagacgtgaaagccggctgggtgaccttgggccagtccctctctctcagcccaactcgcctcacagggttgctgttgtggggaaaagaggaggaggaaggagtgttaggtatgttcatcaccttgagttatttataaaaataataaaggcgggatagtaaataaataaaaaataaacattgactTTCAGTAAGCCAAGAATCTATTAAGGACTGCACTTCTGCAGTACCAGTTACAAGGAGAATCCAGCAGCCCTTGATCTTAATGCAGAGAGTGTTGATTACTATTGGGGAGGGCTGAAGTCCCTCCCTGTTCTTTTCATAGGGCGATTTGTGTTGGAAAACCAGAGCTGGAAGAGGGGCTGGTGGACATTCCCATTGTGGAGAAAGAAGTGGAGAGCCACCAGTCCCATTTCAAAGTGAGTATTGCCGGCAGCAGAGACTTGCCAGTTCTGGTCACAGCATTTCACTTGGAAATCTTTGCTGTAATCTGTTACCTCACAGCCCCAAGGCAGATTTAGGACTAACACCCTCAGTTTAGGAAATTCAGTACAGTTGGAGCATTTTCACTGACATGGATACCAGTTCTTGAAAGAAATGCTGAACAACGTTTAAGCATTTTCAAGGCAATATGGTACCATAATTGCTCTGTTAGAGGTggtggggtgttttgttttggggttggggattgattgattgattgatttagtgccttcaagtcagtcttgactcctagcagctgcctggacaagtccttgcaggataacattttcggaagtggtttgctatggcCTCCTtcgttgggctgaaagagagtgactggtccaaggtcacccagctggcttcgtgcctataGTAGGgataaaactcacagtctcctagtttctggcctggtgtctttaactactacaccaaagtggctttcCTGTTACGCATAGAATATTTTCGATCTGGTGGGCGCATCTGGAATTGAGAGCAAGTGATGGCCCCTAAAGGGTCCACAGTTCTCACGTTGCCTGTTCCTGTTCCAGCTACAAGCCATATCTACAGAACCCAAATAAAATAGGGATGTAAGTTTGGATGTTCTGGGCTCCCAGCTGAGAAATTCAatagttttcttttctccattctaTGCAAACCATTAATCTTCTTCACTGTTGCCCTGTTGGCTTTTTGGATGTTATTAACAGCTGATTTTGAGTCATGTGCATCTTTGACTTAGATGACACTAGCGCCAAATTATCGTGTATCGCTAGAAGACAGAAAGTTGCGCAAAGTGCACCGGAACAAAGATGCTCACGTGGCAGCGACCCGGTATCGTGTGCTGAGTAACTGGTCCGCTTGTTCGCTCCTTGAATTGGAACCAATCACAGGTAAGAAtcacagtcaggaccagaaatattggaacaaggataaccgttctggcatttggcctctgtacaccaccacactgaagttgaaaggaaacacacccagaggcctggcaaagcatctcgagggaggaaactcagcatttggtcatgtccacgggttccagacttcaggcagtcattgactgcaaaggattttcatccaggtattaaaggcgatccttatgtttgtaatggtGTTGGTTTGTTCCGTTACTtgtgagccaccaacgatgggtgggTGTgtgtgccactggctgtacttcctgaatggttagtgccccaatTTGGCAACCCCCTTGGagtacagctgaaagtcctgacttcgctcccatctgggtgtttcctttcaacttcagtgtggtggtgtacagaggccaaacgCCAAAACAGTTACCCTTGTTCCAGTACTTCTGGTCCTGACTATACATGCCCCTTTCTTTTGTGCTTCTCATTGCCAATCCTGCTAATGCTTGCTGTTAAGAAACATAAGGTCAACCACCACAGCCTCCCCGATCCTCTGAGAATctgattgtttttatcttgttgctCATTCTTTCCACTGAATCTAAATGAAATGTTATCAGACTGaagccttttttattatttttttaatatatccagTAACAGGAGAGCTGCAccattattataataaataataaaatggtagGTCCTGCAAAAAGCATTAAGGAACTGTATGGGAGAAGAACAGGAAAATAGGAAAATACAAAAGCTATTCTCCTAGTATAATACAACACTTAAGGTCAAAACTAACAGCAAAAGTGCCTGGTAGAAGAGAAATTTCTGTATACCTGGTAAGTCCTTTTACGGAAGACATTGTATTATTAAGCTGCTGAGACCCCTTTCAGTGCCTGCTTTTTTTCTGCTAAAGCTTGGATATTTATCTGCTTTAAACAAGCAAAGCTCAATTTTTGCCTCAAGGTAAATTGCATATGAAGGTCATTCTGTATAACTTATGACCAAAACCAGCCAAGCAAGAATATTTGACGGTTACGGCTCATATTTTCCTCCCACATTTTGTTCATTATGCAGGAGTGAAGCACCAACTCAGAGTCCACTTGGCTTATGGTTTAGGTTGCCCAGTCCTTGGGGATCACAAGTATTCTCACTGGAACAAGCTAGCACCACAGGTAAGAGGGGTATTAAGAAGAAAGTTGATAGATATGGCCATGAACTAAAATCTAAGATGGTGGTAGAGTGAAATGGAGGGCAGGGGAGTCAGTAGGattccaaaataatattttgttggaTTCAACATAATTGGAAAGGCAAATGGGAcctctgtttctttccttttttatatacatatagaAGCTCTCTCTGGGTACATTGAAGAAACTTGGCTTGGAACAAGTCAAAGCCCGTTACCTCCCTCTCCATCTGCATGCCTGCGAGCTTACCTTGCCTGAAATCAACAGCAACAGGGAGCAGAAAATCCACTTGTTCTGCAAGCCACCCATCTTCTTCAAGCGCTCCTTACAGCGGCTAAAGCTAGAATTTCCTGAATCAGGAAAATAATAAACTAAGAGCAATTAGCTGTGCTTCTTTGTTGATGGAACTCCTTTTCCTGACTTTCTAAAGCCATGGGAGGGTCCCGTGAAAGGTGGAGCACCTGGAGCCTGATGTTCCCAGGTGTGAAATGACAGCATGTGCTTCTCTCAGAAGCTTGCAGCCTTTCAGAGGAAACCCTCCTGCCTGGAAGCTGAAAACAGAACTGAGGAACGTCCACAAGTCTCTCCGGGCCTGTATGCTGGGTTTCAGATGAAGCTGGACATTTGGAAGGATTCCACAGCTTATATGACCTGCTACAACAGTTAACTGGGCacatattttcagtatttttcagTAACATGTAACTGATGCTCGAACAGAGTTAGGTATTCTGCTTAAATAAAGGACGTGGCCTGTGCTGAGTGAATGTGATCCAACTGGAGCAGAGATaattggggagaggagaggaaccCTCAGAAGTTCCTTATGATCAGGGTAGATAACAACTAAGATACTGAGTTATGAATTGGGGAGTTCTTGGTTCGCATCTTACTTCTGCCATCAGCTTGCAGAACAGCCTTAGGAAAATCAGTCTCAACTTTCTCTCCCACCTACAACTGCAGTAGCATACGAAGCTCAAGTATGACTTGATCTGCTGTCTAACCCAGTGTTATCAGTGCTGAATGGCAGCTGTTCTTCAGCTCTGACTGGAGACGCCAAGGATTGAACACACTTTTTGCATGCAAACTCTGTTCTTCCACTGAGTTACATCAGTTATTTTCCTAACACTAGAAGTATCTTGCACAGGACTTGTAAAAATTACGGATAAATAGCCTACACAATGtcttaaaggtttcccttgacattaagtccagtcgtgtctgactctagggggcggtgctcatctctgtttcaaagccgaagagccagcgtttgtccgtagacacttccgtggtcatgtggccagcatgactacacggaacgccgttacctgcccgccgaagcggtacctattaatctgctcacatttgcatgttttcgaactgctaggttggcaggagctgggactagcaacaggagctcaccccgtcaacgcggattcgaaccgctgaccttccgatcggcaagctcagcagtttaacccgcagcgccaccgcgtccctacacaATGTCTTACGTATTCACAAATATTAATAGGTATTACATGGCTTTAATGCATCACTGAAGGCTGTAGCTTTCTTTTGTCCTTTCAGTTTCCAGGTACAAGCCAATCTTATTTActttcactggattttttttggCTATCGCATTCCCTAAACCAAGGGAGCACAACTTCCATTAGCTCTTGGGTCCCACTAGATTCTTTGTGCTGGGTTGAAGACTCCATGCTGAAAGTGGGCAAGGCCAGGCCCTATTCTGGGAGATATCTTAAGTGAATAGATTTGCTACTCACTGGCAAGTCTTCGTGAACTTATTTTGCCTGTTAAAACCCTTGAAATCCACCCCTTCAAAAAAGTCAGCTGCTTTAAAGTATGGTTAATTGTTTTGCATCATGTGGGTGCCAATGGGCCATGCTCCCCCTGTGTCCCCTGCTAGagttttttacttatttttcaaatttctattaccgcccatttccccccaaaaagggggactctgggtggtttacaataaaatcaggaattaaaaccataaaaatctaagttataatatataaaccaataaataagaataaaatagatacaaaatccaaggggtGAAGATCTTACTTGCTGGGGAGAGATCTACGGTGTTAGCCACCCACAAGAAGAACTATTGctcctcccatcccaggcaaggcggcagaaccaggttttcaagttcttctggaaggccgggagcaaaggggcctgcctcacctctgggggcagaatgttccagagagtgggcgctactgcagagaaggcccgcctcctagaCCCccccaggtggaattcccttaccggcaagagttgcagcatgccctctctgcatgaccaggtgggatgggtcgatgtcatggggatgagacagtccctcaggtaacctggtcccatgccatgtagggctttaaaggtcataactaacaccttgaattggacctggaagcaaactggcacccagtgcagctcgcgcagtaaaggtgttatgtatactgatcttggggcaccaagaatagcatgtgtggctgcattctggaccagctgaagcttccggatactcttcaagggtagccccgtgtagagcgcattgcaatagttgTATTCTTTAACCATCAGTTAATTTGGGTATCTGTGGTATGCACATACATTGAAAATAGGAAGTAGCTCAGTGAAACGAATGAAGAATCTAGAGACTGATGACTTATTTCTGGTATCTCTGATTCCCACATTTTCCCATGTATTACTTTTTGGCATAATACACCACATTATGTATAAGCTGCCTTTCTGGACCTAACATTAAAAAATTTCAACCTGAGTCCACTTCCATCCTATTTGCTTTTGGCTACTCATTTTTTTCTAGATAGAGTGAAGCACAGTAGAATGGTGGTATTTAtgattatttcttcttgttttattataaactgtccagagtcacactgagtgagatgggtggtgactaaagaTTTTGCTCAGATCTTCTGTAAAGTGATCTCACGTTAAGGTCATtaacataattttgaatggttctTACAAAAATTGGATCAACATATTCTGCTTGATTgtatttactgaaaaaaaaatattttgaggtcCACTAAAGAAAGTTTGTTAAAGATTAGCACAATTCAGGGGAAAATAGGATACAATACTGATTTATGTGTAAAGAAAGTTGGAGGTTTTGATAGCCTTAAAAAGCCACATCACTAATACAGTATATGTGAATTCAGCTACTGTAGATTATAGGAGagttgtgttagtctatggtaaaagcataaacttttgtgaactACACTATCGGATGCATGGAATGGCCAAACTGacataggatttaaattgggataatGTGGGGGGAAGACAGGGTGGTCACTGCAGATGTGGGTTACATGTGAGACATATTACAAGTTTCTTGTCAattgtgctaaaaaaaaaaaagtgcattaacccattaaaactttttgagatagcctgaaatcttttgatTGGAGTTTCTTTGTCCAGAACAACTATTTTGAAATCTGCAATGAAGGGTCCTGGGATATTGAACACTCTGCTCTTACTTTGTCCCCGTTCTGAGTCCTAATGTCAAACTTgggtccattaattcttttgtgcacAGTCTCGCCCGTTTGTCCTACACAGAATCCAGATGCATTGCTGGCAGCTATCAGATTAGAGGAAGAGTGTGTGGTGCCATCTCTAATCTTGTGTATGAAGTTGTTGGGTCCTGTGATTGCACTCTTGGTATAAATATGAGAGCATAGTAGATATCTGAGTTTGTTGCAGGGTCTAGTTTCCACGTTAGCATTTTCCTGTGGATGTTTGTCAGTGgggggctttttaaaatttttatctcTTAGATTGTTGGGGGTATATTAGAGAGCAAAACAAGTTAAGCCTTTGAGACTTAACATGCTATTTTAGTTATTTCAGCAAGGAGAAATCACCCAGCTGGAAACCGTTTTTTCCACCAATTCAAGCAACGTGCTCTAGGAGCAGGAAAAATTTGTAAGTTGGCCACATGTATGCTGTCTTAAGTTATGGGTTGTTAAAGCTAAGTTCTAGAACTGGACTGTGTTCAATTTGACAGGGGGcatagaaagaagaagaaaaaacaccaATTCTTGAAAATTCAGAATCATCTGGCTTTATAGCAAATACCGAATAAAGCATCACAGACTCATCTCACTAAACCACATAAATAATATCCTTAGGTGTTCTGAGTGGGTTTCTATCTCCCACCTTCACCTTTGAAAATATGAGCTGTTGGCCAGCCATTTGATATCTACCCCTGAAGGCTTCTGGATCTGAAAACCAAATACACAAGCCTACCTCCTTACCAGTGGTTGCTCGAAATAACATCTGCTTATGAAAGAGGGAGATAAAACCACAGGACCCAGCCTTGCCAGGCGAAGCCTGTGGCTGGCCAAAAACAGCGGAGCCCTTACCAATCACAGCATACCCCAGTAAGCTGCTCTATTTCTGGGCTGAGGGTAGTTCCAGAGAACAGGTTGCCTTGTAATTATCATGCTGTTTAGCAAACAGCCAAGGCGGTCATTTACAACTGTCTGATTCTTAATCCCCTATGGAGAAAACTTAACGACATACATTGTCAAGCCACCTCCTGCTTCAGAGGTTGCTGAGCCCTTGTAGAAGTGAGTTGTTTCTTGTCTTCTGTGTGCACGCCGGGCC
This genomic interval from Candoia aspera isolate rCanAsp1 chromosome 9, rCanAsp1.hap2, whole genome shotgun sequence contains the following:
- the RPUSD4 gene encoding pseudouridylate synthase RPUSD4, mitochondrial; its protein translation is MAARSGVARFVLRTAVRTFSHSRAAAASVTAEQLAEKLRAQKKPKAATEIPKDRVLRRVQEYVQQTRSFQKLHPNVLAKVLKKGILYKNKEIVVINKPYGLPVHGGPKVKTCITDVLPILAKMLDGMKAEPLHLCHRLDKETTGVMVLAKDELIAHQVQEMFRTRQVEKKYWAICVGKPELEEGLVDIPIVEKEVESHQSHFKMTLAPNYRVSLEDRKLRKVHRNKDAHVAATRYRVLSNWSACSLLELEPITGVKHQLRVHLAYGLGCPVLGDHKYSHWNKLAPQKLSLGTLKKLGLEQVKARYLPLHLHACELTLPEINSNREQKIHLFCKPPIFFKRSLQRLKLEFPESGK